A genomic segment from Scomber japonicus isolate fScoJap1 chromosome 11, fScoJap1.pri, whole genome shotgun sequence encodes:
- the akap11 gene encoding A-kinase anchor protein 11 isoform X2: MDACARIRGAPLRSRASVRKETVRDSGAQCVKSLFRNKKELCSIGLELPARDATRLTEIHFVCLPGQCEGEDVVQQALSSLPAGLCELLRSFHVHSLKNDEVLLFKDSRRLAEHKDAGPQCWLKAVCVLRNTPSANVYPQASVASLVGLLGCYVAGVRYALELQALQRGTAESSQPEEDDTNQSVSSIEDDFVTALEHLEEDDTGDNPSAASYRHFKKRDVASQTVPAHKRRKELSGSRIIISSSSKKYSAKHKSGPDVSVTVQKSSGMETQWTYCSPGARLPSPSIHVSESEESDCSSPSPIIFLDEVGYQKSLLAKLDIPQVPGGPRERVEDSDSEVSEFFDSFDQFDDLEELSSESCTLTLPLDAISAPTTQKKSTEASTSGSASKYVSRGCSTKGMNPHRFDQPTLPANVKKPTPLKPGSPYSLHSEVPDSPRPVQTPSEDNGGPLFSPISSSAFSPLVDSSGTLEYFWKKDEDGQDSSELRKPQDLCSLYKTYSDFASSLSKEILGSVCGYQSAVDISDNKNLSCVCHKEFKNPSGYLMKLSEIQETVTVAKLQKKSQSLKDGIQRFATDLVEMSLGSALRDLQKGVSSCTTTLCHLAARLTSSVFQMAFHEIGMRHAYVLKERAINGLAGFLVGEAVSGALKDFLTVKKQIFHSTVTRFAADLAEELVFEGIMEVCQFSHPSTPRTPSDWSFGHGQEEEEEEEVVSSYASDLSESVIQEAFIELSQADVAFTSQAAISVSLDNICYVSAENTSTHTCSTFANQQIFSASSATAVPGPSGEDATCTVKKALFTVSGMASCIPVPQAGQALSHIQDPEETCQNKSSLPDTSEASSKRVAVSASDTTTSTQTHLYSHGTQTPIGGGGDPSQGKSSFQNFSGNMVDMIVTEACELITASKMKKSFGECAGFLTKTIGSQRGSSPKQETDNYEDPDSPLRQGVNRECFRYDCRDSDYDRKGVPVEQATDISIPHISFQTGSQSQEKASCESEPRTRGVVETHPVIMDTLDVPATEMGRQGRISVGDDSAPSSGQKSGGTPGTPPSTPQQPSEVSKEKQIKQFSKKLKSKLAKEFSPATPPPTPHYQPEPGPGPKDITPEADKAEFMLKLMRSLSEEADGNEDEEEDELAEEGGVGGTNRCLETGGGRHELNQMSARRMSNKEALHYAERLACHIVSMATEMDTLGVAEEEGEMCKGNERRRDSVAQFSEQTLNTLWVYAGEVAGEVINDVKRMVSSAQQCPYHRALRRRSLDRSSSECLHYHHHHQSQTSTDQNRDWRVGRLAEQWSNDLIASVLRSPTSTSSTISSSSSGLSSEYPSCESVTDEYAGYLIRVLKKEGGSRELVLDQYASRLAYRSIKQGLAHASRKIKQRSSSTRLHSSKSLPDEWKASCSEASSPSDRAESVSGSSGDDAQCCCKDSEEQGQRDYMDLVNFAESLAYNITCDVTRKLHLSSVRLPKSLTDPCLYKKSKLENMAENLIRNSFSCPLLSKESKSRHYHSTGSLYDGGYSGRVMQVIEHYARKIVDDTLKMSLASVGHSSRDHQRIQGQDRNSHTQRLSEGTALGQALGERTCRYCQVQECPYCTKLSRYHHQPVLQRRKRGQECQTRADRLSGLEIPKIHIDLDHRAAFAEEMVSMAMETAKRELSNTSLNADSGIGHDGTSYAESLTAEIMTSALSNVCQTANISSPGREATESTVSQQLSVGDDSLGSWSNLSFEDDHPDDNSSFLHLSDSNGNSSSWSSLGLEGEACEERMSFSPSDSDNTEDKETEVKEESSGTLCVDRTQLQAFRTALVIVNSDVRELWHGPQHFTFDPQLRSMLQWVAASMADIPQIQLSPDRELQQLPAVVQRLRERKWRVGELLHTLLRYCEENQSHSHSQPREEALQADRECHRIPLFQWLLEHA; encoded by the exons ATGGATGCCTGCGCCCGTATTAGAGGAGCCCCACTAAGGTCCAGGGCCTCAGTCCGGAAAGAG acTGTGCGTGACAGTGGGGCGCAGTGTGTGAAGAGCCTCTTTAGGAACAAGAAGGAGCTATGCAGCATTGGCCTAGAGCTCCCAGCCAGAGACGCCACAAGACTGACAGAG ATTCATTTTGTGTGTCTGCCTGGTCAGTGTGAAGGGGAAGATGTCGTTCAACAG GCTCTGTCGTCCCTTCCAGCGGGGCTGTGTGAGCTGCTCAGGTCCTTCCACGTTCACAGCCTCAAGAATGACGAAGTTCTGCTGTTCAAAGACTCCCGCAGGCTGGCAGAGCACAAGGACGCCGGGCCTCAG TGTTGGTtaaaggctgtgtgtgtgctgaggaACACCCCCAGCGCAAACGTCTACCCTCAGGCTAGTGTAGCATCACTGGTGGGCTTGCTTGGGTGCTACGTGGCAGGTGTCCGCTATGCTTTGGAGCTACAGGCTCTTCAGAGGGGAACAGCTGAGTCCAGCCAGCCAGAGGAAGATGACACCAACCAGTCTGTCTCATCAATTGAAGATGACTTTGTCACAGCCCTGGAGCATCTTGAGGAGGACGACACAGGAGACAATCCCT CTGCAGCTTCCTATCGCCATTTTAAAAAACGAGATGTGGCATCACAGACAGTCCCAGCGCACAAGAGACGGAAGGAATTATCAGGTTCCCGCATTATCATTAGCTCGTCTTCGAAGAAGTATTCAGCCAAGCATAagtcaggtccagatgtgtctgTGACAGTGCAGAAGTCATCGGGCATGGAAACCCAGTGGACTTACTGCAGTCCCGGAGCTCGTCTCCCCTCGCCTTCAATTCATGTCAGTGAATCTGAGGAGTCAGACTGTTCCAGCCCCAGCCCAATCATTTTCTTGGATGAGGTGGGTTACCAGAAGAGCCTGCTGGCTAAGCTAGATATCCCCCAGGTGCCCGGAGGCCCTAGAGAGCGGGTTGAAGATTCAGACTCTGAAGTCAGTGAATTCTTTGATAGTTTTGATCAGTTTGATGACCTAGAGGAGCTGAGCTCAGAGAGCTGCACTCTCACACTGCCTCTGGACGCCATCAGTGCCCCAACCACACAGAAGAAGTCAACTGAGGCCAGCACCAGTGGGTCAGCATCCAAATATGTTTCTAGAGGCTGCTCGACAAAGGGTATGAATCCTCACCGCTTTGACCAGCCCACTCTCCCAGCCAATGTGAAAAAACCCACTCCTCTAAAGCCAGGCTCTCCCTACTCACTCCATTCAGAGGTGCCTGACTCCCCTCGGCCCGTGCAGACCCCCTCTGAGGACAATGGTGGCCCACTCTTCAGTCCCATCAGCTCTTCTGCATTCAGCCCCCTGGTGGACTCTAGTGGAACACTGGAATACTTCTGGAAGAAAGATGAGGATGGACAGGACAGCTCAGAGCTACGTAAACCTCAAGATCTCTGTTCTCTGTATAAGACCTATTCAGACTTTGCCAGCAGCCTGTCGAAAGAAATTCTGGGGTCTGTGTGTGGCTATCAATCTGCCGTTGACATTAGTGACAACAAGAATCTTAGCTGTGTCTGCCACAAGGAATTCAAGAACCCATCGGGCTACCTGATGAAGCTCTCAGAAATCCAAGAGACTGTAACAGTGGCCAAGCTGCAGAAGAAGTCCCAGTCTCTGAAAGATGGTATTCAGAGGTTTGCCACCGACCTTGTGGAAATGAGCCTGGGCAGTGCCTTGCGTGACCTCCAAAAAGGTGTATCGTCCTGTACCACCACCCTGTGTCACCTAGCTGCCAGGCTCACCTCCTCAGTGTTTCAGATGGCCTTTCATGAGATTGGCATGCGCCACGCCTATGTGTTGAAGGAACGAGCAATTAATGGCTTAGCTGGCTTCCTGGTTGGGGAGGCTGTGTCTGGTGCGCTGAAAGACTTCCTAACAgtgaaaaagcagatttttcaCAGCACAGTGACACGTTTTGCTGCTGATCTGGCTGAAGAGCTGGTGTTTGAAGGCATAATGGAAGTGTGCCAGTTCTCTCACCCCTCAACCCCTCGCACCCCTAGTGATTGGTCCTTTGGCCATgggcaagaggaagaggaagaggaggaggtggtttCCTCCTATGCTTCAGACTTGTCTGAGTCTGTTATCCAGGAGGCCTTCATAGAGCTCTCTCAGGCTGATGTTGCCTTCACTAGCCAAGCAGCTATCAGTGTGTCTCTGGACAACATCTGTTATGTCAGCGCAGAGAACACCAGCACTCACACCTGCAGTACCTTTGCCAACCAGCAGATTTTCAGTGCCAGCTCAGCTACAGCAGTCCCAGGGCCCTCGGGAGAGGATGCTACCTGCACAGTGAAGAAAGCTCTGTTCACTGTATCGGGAATGGCCAGCTGTATTCCTGTGCCCCAAGCGGGACAAGCCCTCTCCCACATCCAGGATCCCGAAGAGACCTGCCAAAATAAGTCTAGCTTGCCAGATACATCAGAGGCCAGCTCCAAAAGAGTAGCAGTATCTGCCTCCGATACCACCACATCTACTCAAACTCACCTTTACAGCCATGGAACTCAAACCCccataggaggaggaggagaccccTCCCAAGGAAAGTCGTCATTCCAAAACTTCTCTGGCAACATGGTGGATATGATCGTAACTGAAGCTTGTGAACTAATAACTGCTTCTAAGATGAAGAAGAGTTTTGGTGAATGTGCTGGTTTCCTTACAAAGACAATTGGAAGTCAAAGGGGCTCTTCTCCTAAGCAGGAGACTGATAATTATGAGGATCCAGATTCTCCTTTGAGGCAAGGAGTGAACAGAGAGTGTTTCAGATATGATTGTAGAGATTCTGATTATGATAGGAAGGGCGTTCCTGTTGAGCAAGCAACAGACATTAGCATTCCACACATTTCCTTTCAGACAGGCTCTCAAAGCCAGGAGAAAGCCAGCTGTGAGTCGGAGCCCCGGACCAGAGGCGTGGTTGAAACACATCCTGTCATAATGGATACTCTTGATGTGCCGGCTACAGAGATGGGTAGACAAGGGAGGATATCTGTTGGAGACGACTCAGCCCCAAGCTCTGGGCAAAAGTCTGGCGGGACACCTGGCACGCCTCCTTCCACCCCTCAGCAGCCCAGTGAGGTGTCCAAAGAGAAACAGATAAAACAGTTCTCCAAGAAGCTGAAAAGCAAGCTGGCTAAGGAGTTTTCCCCTGCTACTCCCCCTCCAACCCCTCACTATCAGCCCGAGCCAGGCCCAGGGCCAAAAGACATCACTCCTGAGGCAGACAAGGCTGAGTTCATGCTCAAGCTGATGAGGTCTCTTTCTGAGGAGGCAGATGGcaatgaagatgaagaggaggatgaattGGCAGAAGAGGGTGGTGTTGGTGGCACTAACAGATGTTTAGAGACAGGGGGCGGCAGGCATGAATTGAACCAGATGTCTGCTCGCAGAATGTCTAACAAGGAAGCTCTCCATTATGCAGAGCGATTGGCTTGTCAcattgtctccatggcaacagagaTGGACACCCTGGGAgtggcagaggaggagggagagatgtgCAAGGGCaacgagaggaggagagacagtgtGGCTCAGTTCTCAGAGCAGACTCTGAATACCTTATGGGTGTATGCTGGGGAGGTAGCAGGAGAGGTCATCAATGATGTGAAAAGGATGGTGAGCTCTGCACAGCAGTGTCCATATCACAGAGCTCTCAGAAGACGAAGCTTGGACAGGTCTAGCTCTGAATGTTTGCAttaccaccaccatcaccagtCTCAAACCAGTACAGACCAGAACAGAGACTGGAGAGTAGGGAGGCTAGCTGAGCAGTGGTCTAATGACCTTATTGCCTCTGTTCTCCGGTCTCCCACATCCACTTCAAGCACcatctccagctccagctctggCCTGTCCTCAGAATATCCTAGCTGTGAGAGTGTGACAGATGAATATGCTGGCTACCTCATCAGGGTGCtgaaaaaggagggaggcagtAGGGAGTTGGTCTTAGATCAGTATGCGAGCCGTTTGGCGTACCGCTCCATAAAACAAGGCTTGGCTCATGCCAGTCGCAAAATCAAGCAGAGGTCCTCAAGCACCCGCCTTCACTCCTCAAAGTCCCTGCCAGATGAATGGAAGGCTTCTTGTAGTGAGGCTTCATCACCCAGTGACAGagcagagtcagtgtctggttCCTCGGGCGATGATGCTCAGTGTTGTTGCAAGGACTCTGAAGAGCAGGGCCAGAGGGATTACATGGATCTGGTCAACTTTGCAGAGTCCTTAGCATACAACATCACCTGTGATGTCACACGCAAGCTTCATCTTTCCTCTGTGCGCCTGCCGAAGTCTCTCACTGACCCGTGTCTTTATAAGAAATCCAAACTTGAAAACATGGCCGAGAATCTCATCAGGAACTCTTTCTCCTGCCCTCTGTTGTCCAAGGAGAGTAAGAGCAGGCATTACCACAGCACAGGAAGCCTGTATGATGGAGGCTACAGCGGTAGGGTGATGCAGGTCATCGAGCATTACGCCAGGAAAATAGTCGATGACACTTTGAAGATGAGCCTGGCTTCAGTTGGACATTCATCCCGGGACCACCAGAGGATCCAAGGCCAAGACAGAAACTCTCACACTCAGAGGTTGTCTGAGGGAACAGCACTGGGTCAAGCCCTGGGGGAGAGGACGTGCCGTTATTGTCAGGTCCAGGAGTGCCCCTACTGCACCAAGCTTAGCAGGTACCACCACCAGCCTGTActacagaggaggaaaagggggcAGGAATGTCAGACGAGGGCTGACCGCCTCTCTGGACTAGAGATTCCCAAGATCCATATTGACCTGGACCACAGGGCAGCATTCGCGGAGGAGATGGTGTCAATGGCAATGGAGACAGCTAAACGGGAGCTAAGCAACACCAGCCTTAATGCCGACAGTGGCATCGGCCACGATGGAACCAGCTACGCCGAAAGCCTAACTGCTGAGATCATGACCTCGGCCCTGTCCAATGTCTGCCAGACTGCCAACATCAG CTCTCCGGGCAGGGAAGCCACAGAGTCCACTGTGTCCCAGCAGTTGAGTGTAGGAGATGACAGTCTGGGCAGTTGGTCTAACTTGAGCTTTGAGGATGACCATCCAGACGACAACAGCAGCTTCCTCCACCTCAGTGACAG CAATGGGAACAGCAGTAGCTGGAGCAGTCTGGGCCTGGAGGGGGAGGCTTGTGAGGAGCGCATGTCATTCTCCCCCTCTGACAG TGACAATACAGAGGACAAGGAGACTGAGGTCAAAGAGGAATCCAGTG GGACTCTGTGTGTGGACAGGACTCAGCTACAGGCTTTCAGGACTGCGCTCGTCATCGTGAACTCAGATGTCAGGGAACTCTGGCACGGCCCCCAACATTTTACCTTCGACCCTCAGCTCAGGAGCATGCTGCAGTGGGTGGCAGCCTCCATGGCCGACATCCCCCAGATCCAACTGAGTCCTGACAGAGAGCTCCAGCAG CTTCCAGCAGTGGTCCAAAGGCTTCgggagaggaagtggagggTGGGAGAGCTGCTGCACACCCTGCTGCGTTACTGTGAAGAGAATCAGTCGCATAGTCACTCTCAGCCCAGAGAGGAGGCACTCCAGGCAGACAGAGAATGTCACCGCATCCCCCTCTTCCAGTGGCTCCTGGAGCACGCCTAG
- the akap11 gene encoding A-kinase anchor protein 11 isoform X4, translated as MDACARIRGAPLRSRASVRKETVRDSGAQCVKSLFRNKKELCSIGLELPARDATRLTEIHFVCLPGQCEGEDVVQQALSSLPAGLCELLRSFHVHSLKNDEVLLFKDSRRLAEHKDAGPQCWLKAVCVLRNTPSANVYPQASVASLVGLLGCYVAGVRYALELQALQRGTAESSQPEEDDTNQSVSSIEDDFVTALEHLEEDDTGDNPSAASYRHFKKRDVASQTVPAHKRRKELSGSRIIISSSSKKYSAKHKSGPDVSVTVQKSSGMETQWTYCSPGARLPSPSIHVSESEESDCSSPSPIIFLDEVGYQKSLLAKLDIPQVPGGPRERVEDSDSEVSEFFDSFDQFDDLEELSSESCTLTLPLDAISAPTTQKKSTEASTSGSASKYVSRGCSTKGMNPHRFDQPTLPANVKKPTPLKPGSPYSLHSEVPDSPRPVQTPSEDNGGPLFSPISSSAFSPLVDSSGTLEYFWKKDEDGQDSSELRKPQDLCSLYKTYSDFASSLSKEILGSVCGYQSAVDISDNKNLSCVCHKEFKNPSGYLMKLSEIQETVTVAKLQKKSQSLKDGIQRFATDLVEMSLGSALRDLQKGVSSCTTTLCHLAARLTSSVFQMAFHEIGMRHAYVLKERAINGLAGFLVGEAVSGALKDFLTVKKQIFHSTVTRFAADLAEELVFEGIMEVCQFSHPSTPRTPSDWSFGHGQEEEEEEEVVSSYASDLSESVIQEAFIELSQADVAFTSQAAISVSLDNICYVSAENTSTHTCSTFANQQIFSASSATAVPGPSGEDATCTVKKALFTVSGMASCIPVPQAGQALSHIQDPEETCQNKSSLPDTSEASSKRVAVSASDTTTSTQTHLYSHGTQTPIGGGGDPSQGKSSFQNFSGNMVDMIVTEACELITASKMKKSFGECAGFLTKTIGSQRGSSPKQETDNYEDPDSPLRQGVNRECFRYDCRDSDYDRKGVPVEQATDISIPHISFQTGSQSQEKASCESEPRTRGVVETHPVIMDTLDVPATEMGRQGRISVGDDSAPSSGQKSGGTPGTPPSTPQQPSEVSKEKQIKQFSKKLKSKLAKEFSPATPPPTPHYQPEPGPGPKDITPEADKAEFMLKLMRSLSEEADGNEDEEEDELAEEGGVGGTNRCLETGGGRHELNQMSARRMSNKEALHYAERLACHIVSMATEMDTLGVAEEEGEMCKGNERRRDSVAQFSEQTLNTLWVYAGEVAGEVINDVKRMVSSAQQCPYHRALRRRSLDRSSSECLHYHHHHQSQTSTDQNRDWRVGRLAEQWSNDLIASVLRSPTSTSSTISSSSSGLSSEYPSCESVTDEYAGYLIRVLKKEGGSRELVLDQYASRLAYRSIKQGLAHASRKIKQRSSSTRLHSSKSLPDEWKASCSEASSPSDRAESVSGSSGDDAQCCCKDSEEQGQRDYMDLVNFAESLAYNITCDVTRKLHLSSVRLPKSLTDPCLYKKSKLENMAENLIRNSFSCPLLSKESKSRHYHSTGSLYDGGYSGRVMQVIEHYARKIVDDTLKMSLASVGHSSRDHQRIQGQDRNSHTQRLSEGTALGQALGERTCRYCQVQECPYCTKLSRYHHQPVLQRRKRGQECQTRADRLSGLEIPKIHIDLDHRAAFAEEMVSMAMETAKRELSNTSLNADSGIGHDGTSYAESLTAEIMTSALSNVCQTANISSPGREATESTVSQQLSVGDDSLGSWSNLSFEDDHPDDNSSFLHLSDRMCFHRSRLDGRFPMVSTGHSVWFGNVT; from the exons ATGGATGCCTGCGCCCGTATTAGAGGAGCCCCACTAAGGTCCAGGGCCTCAGTCCGGAAAGAG acTGTGCGTGACAGTGGGGCGCAGTGTGTGAAGAGCCTCTTTAGGAACAAGAAGGAGCTATGCAGCATTGGCCTAGAGCTCCCAGCCAGAGACGCCACAAGACTGACAGAG ATTCATTTTGTGTGTCTGCCTGGTCAGTGTGAAGGGGAAGATGTCGTTCAACAG GCTCTGTCGTCCCTTCCAGCGGGGCTGTGTGAGCTGCTCAGGTCCTTCCACGTTCACAGCCTCAAGAATGACGAAGTTCTGCTGTTCAAAGACTCCCGCAGGCTGGCAGAGCACAAGGACGCCGGGCCTCAG TGTTGGTtaaaggctgtgtgtgtgctgaggaACACCCCCAGCGCAAACGTCTACCCTCAGGCTAGTGTAGCATCACTGGTGGGCTTGCTTGGGTGCTACGTGGCAGGTGTCCGCTATGCTTTGGAGCTACAGGCTCTTCAGAGGGGAACAGCTGAGTCCAGCCAGCCAGAGGAAGATGACACCAACCAGTCTGTCTCATCAATTGAAGATGACTTTGTCACAGCCCTGGAGCATCTTGAGGAGGACGACACAGGAGACAATCCCT CTGCAGCTTCCTATCGCCATTTTAAAAAACGAGATGTGGCATCACAGACAGTCCCAGCGCACAAGAGACGGAAGGAATTATCAGGTTCCCGCATTATCATTAGCTCGTCTTCGAAGAAGTATTCAGCCAAGCATAagtcaggtccagatgtgtctgTGACAGTGCAGAAGTCATCGGGCATGGAAACCCAGTGGACTTACTGCAGTCCCGGAGCTCGTCTCCCCTCGCCTTCAATTCATGTCAGTGAATCTGAGGAGTCAGACTGTTCCAGCCCCAGCCCAATCATTTTCTTGGATGAGGTGGGTTACCAGAAGAGCCTGCTGGCTAAGCTAGATATCCCCCAGGTGCCCGGAGGCCCTAGAGAGCGGGTTGAAGATTCAGACTCTGAAGTCAGTGAATTCTTTGATAGTTTTGATCAGTTTGATGACCTAGAGGAGCTGAGCTCAGAGAGCTGCACTCTCACACTGCCTCTGGACGCCATCAGTGCCCCAACCACACAGAAGAAGTCAACTGAGGCCAGCACCAGTGGGTCAGCATCCAAATATGTTTCTAGAGGCTGCTCGACAAAGGGTATGAATCCTCACCGCTTTGACCAGCCCACTCTCCCAGCCAATGTGAAAAAACCCACTCCTCTAAAGCCAGGCTCTCCCTACTCACTCCATTCAGAGGTGCCTGACTCCCCTCGGCCCGTGCAGACCCCCTCTGAGGACAATGGTGGCCCACTCTTCAGTCCCATCAGCTCTTCTGCATTCAGCCCCCTGGTGGACTCTAGTGGAACACTGGAATACTTCTGGAAGAAAGATGAGGATGGACAGGACAGCTCAGAGCTACGTAAACCTCAAGATCTCTGTTCTCTGTATAAGACCTATTCAGACTTTGCCAGCAGCCTGTCGAAAGAAATTCTGGGGTCTGTGTGTGGCTATCAATCTGCCGTTGACATTAGTGACAACAAGAATCTTAGCTGTGTCTGCCACAAGGAATTCAAGAACCCATCGGGCTACCTGATGAAGCTCTCAGAAATCCAAGAGACTGTAACAGTGGCCAAGCTGCAGAAGAAGTCCCAGTCTCTGAAAGATGGTATTCAGAGGTTTGCCACCGACCTTGTGGAAATGAGCCTGGGCAGTGCCTTGCGTGACCTCCAAAAAGGTGTATCGTCCTGTACCACCACCCTGTGTCACCTAGCTGCCAGGCTCACCTCCTCAGTGTTTCAGATGGCCTTTCATGAGATTGGCATGCGCCACGCCTATGTGTTGAAGGAACGAGCAATTAATGGCTTAGCTGGCTTCCTGGTTGGGGAGGCTGTGTCTGGTGCGCTGAAAGACTTCCTAACAgtgaaaaagcagatttttcaCAGCACAGTGACACGTTTTGCTGCTGATCTGGCTGAAGAGCTGGTGTTTGAAGGCATAATGGAAGTGTGCCAGTTCTCTCACCCCTCAACCCCTCGCACCCCTAGTGATTGGTCCTTTGGCCATgggcaagaggaagaggaagaggaggaggtggtttCCTCCTATGCTTCAGACTTGTCTGAGTCTGTTATCCAGGAGGCCTTCATAGAGCTCTCTCAGGCTGATGTTGCCTTCACTAGCCAAGCAGCTATCAGTGTGTCTCTGGACAACATCTGTTATGTCAGCGCAGAGAACACCAGCACTCACACCTGCAGTACCTTTGCCAACCAGCAGATTTTCAGTGCCAGCTCAGCTACAGCAGTCCCAGGGCCCTCGGGAGAGGATGCTACCTGCACAGTGAAGAAAGCTCTGTTCACTGTATCGGGAATGGCCAGCTGTATTCCTGTGCCCCAAGCGGGACAAGCCCTCTCCCACATCCAGGATCCCGAAGAGACCTGCCAAAATAAGTCTAGCTTGCCAGATACATCAGAGGCCAGCTCCAAAAGAGTAGCAGTATCTGCCTCCGATACCACCACATCTACTCAAACTCACCTTTACAGCCATGGAACTCAAACCCccataggaggaggaggagaccccTCCCAAGGAAAGTCGTCATTCCAAAACTTCTCTGGCAACATGGTGGATATGATCGTAACTGAAGCTTGTGAACTAATAACTGCTTCTAAGATGAAGAAGAGTTTTGGTGAATGTGCTGGTTTCCTTACAAAGACAATTGGAAGTCAAAGGGGCTCTTCTCCTAAGCAGGAGACTGATAATTATGAGGATCCAGATTCTCCTTTGAGGCAAGGAGTGAACAGAGAGTGTTTCAGATATGATTGTAGAGATTCTGATTATGATAGGAAGGGCGTTCCTGTTGAGCAAGCAACAGACATTAGCATTCCACACATTTCCTTTCAGACAGGCTCTCAAAGCCAGGAGAAAGCCAGCTGTGAGTCGGAGCCCCGGACCAGAGGCGTGGTTGAAACACATCCTGTCATAATGGATACTCTTGATGTGCCGGCTACAGAGATGGGTAGACAAGGGAGGATATCTGTTGGAGACGACTCAGCCCCAAGCTCTGGGCAAAAGTCTGGCGGGACACCTGGCACGCCTCCTTCCACCCCTCAGCAGCCCAGTGAGGTGTCCAAAGAGAAACAGATAAAACAGTTCTCCAAGAAGCTGAAAAGCAAGCTGGCTAAGGAGTTTTCCCCTGCTACTCCCCCTCCAACCCCTCACTATCAGCCCGAGCCAGGCCCAGGGCCAAAAGACATCACTCCTGAGGCAGACAAGGCTGAGTTCATGCTCAAGCTGATGAGGTCTCTTTCTGAGGAGGCAGATGGcaatgaagatgaagaggaggatgaattGGCAGAAGAGGGTGGTGTTGGTGGCACTAACAGATGTTTAGAGACAGGGGGCGGCAGGCATGAATTGAACCAGATGTCTGCTCGCAGAATGTCTAACAAGGAAGCTCTCCATTATGCAGAGCGATTGGCTTGTCAcattgtctccatggcaacagagaTGGACACCCTGGGAgtggcagaggaggagggagagatgtgCAAGGGCaacgagaggaggagagacagtgtGGCTCAGTTCTCAGAGCAGACTCTGAATACCTTATGGGTGTATGCTGGGGAGGTAGCAGGAGAGGTCATCAATGATGTGAAAAGGATGGTGAGCTCTGCACAGCAGTGTCCATATCACAGAGCTCTCAGAAGACGAAGCTTGGACAGGTCTAGCTCTGAATGTTTGCAttaccaccaccatcaccagtCTCAAACCAGTACAGACCAGAACAGAGACTGGAGAGTAGGGAGGCTAGCTGAGCAGTGGTCTAATGACCTTATTGCCTCTGTTCTCCGGTCTCCCACATCCACTTCAAGCACcatctccagctccagctctggCCTGTCCTCAGAATATCCTAGCTGTGAGAGTGTGACAGATGAATATGCTGGCTACCTCATCAGGGTGCtgaaaaaggagggaggcagtAGGGAGTTGGTCTTAGATCAGTATGCGAGCCGTTTGGCGTACCGCTCCATAAAACAAGGCTTGGCTCATGCCAGTCGCAAAATCAAGCAGAGGTCCTCAAGCACCCGCCTTCACTCCTCAAAGTCCCTGCCAGATGAATGGAAGGCTTCTTGTAGTGAGGCTTCATCACCCAGTGACAGagcagagtcagtgtctggttCCTCGGGCGATGATGCTCAGTGTTGTTGCAAGGACTCTGAAGAGCAGGGCCAGAGGGATTACATGGATCTGGTCAACTTTGCAGAGTCCTTAGCATACAACATCACCTGTGATGTCACACGCAAGCTTCATCTTTCCTCTGTGCGCCTGCCGAAGTCTCTCACTGACCCGTGTCTTTATAAGAAATCCAAACTTGAAAACATGGCCGAGAATCTCATCAGGAACTCTTTCTCCTGCCCTCTGTTGTCCAAGGAGAGTAAGAGCAGGCATTACCACAGCACAGGAAGCCTGTATGATGGAGGCTACAGCGGTAGGGTGATGCAGGTCATCGAGCATTACGCCAGGAAAATAGTCGATGACACTTTGAAGATGAGCCTGGCTTCAGTTGGACATTCATCCCGGGACCACCAGAGGATCCAAGGCCAAGACAGAAACTCTCACACTCAGAGGTTGTCTGAGGGAACAGCACTGGGTCAAGCCCTGGGGGAGAGGACGTGCCGTTATTGTCAGGTCCAGGAGTGCCCCTACTGCACCAAGCTTAGCAGGTACCACCACCAGCCTGTActacagaggaggaaaagggggcAGGAATGTCAGACGAGGGCTGACCGCCTCTCTGGACTAGAGATTCCCAAGATCCATATTGACCTGGACCACAGGGCAGCATTCGCGGAGGAGATGGTGTCAATGGCAATGGAGACAGCTAAACGGGAGCTAAGCAACACCAGCCTTAATGCCGACAGTGGCATCGGCCACGATGGAACCAGCTACGCCGAAAGCCTAACTGCTGAGATCATGACCTCGGCCCTGTCCAATGTCTGCCAGACTGCCAACATCAG CTCTCCGGGCAGGGAAGCCACAGAGTCCACTGTGTCCCAGCAGTTGAGTGTAGGAGATGACAGTCTGGGCAGTTGGTCTAACTTGAGCTTTGAGGATGACCATCCAGACGACAACAGCAGCTTCCTCCACCTCAGTGACAG AATGTGTTTTCACAGGAGTCGTCTAGATGGCAGGTTTCCCATGGTCAGCACAGGGCACAGTGTATGGTTTGGGAATGTCACTTAA